The following coding sequences lie in one Rutidosis leptorrhynchoides isolate AG116_Rl617_1_P2 chromosome 6, CSIRO_AGI_Rlap_v1, whole genome shotgun sequence genomic window:
- the LOC139852417 gene encoding mitochondrial Rho GTPase 2-like — protein MSGNPVSGRRSTVRVVVIGDPATGKSSLIAAAATDTFPETVEPVLPLTVLSADYYPDGIPVTVVDTPSSLEGKSKIEEELEYADAIVLTYACDQPDTIMHLQSFWLPEIRRLKVNIPVVVVGCMLDLRDEHYPINLELMMGPLMQEYKEIETCIECSAANLVQVAEVFYYAQKAVLYPLALLYDQETQSLQPRCKRALKRIFILCDHDMDSALNDNELNEFQVTCFSAPLNPKEVADVKRVVQEHVHDGVNHLGITLSGFLYLNLLFVEKGRLETTWTVLRQFGYNDDLELRKEDLPVPSVKAADQSVELTSEAVDFLKGIFRSFDSNKDGALQDYELDKLFSTAPESPWDEHPYKDSVERTEQGDVKLSGFLSQWDLMTLLDPPKSLAYLIYIGYTENPATAIRVTRKRSLNFKKQHTDRHVFQCFIFGPKNVGKSALLNSFVGRPFQSQYDLTSNQCYTVNTVDQLQLRGIKRTLILREIQEDGVKELLSSKESLAACDVAVFIYDSSDYYSFRRTSELLMDVARVGEDSGNGVPCLLISSKYDLNAYPMETKDSETVCRAVKIDAPIRISVKENDMNDVFGRIVNAAEQCHLNIPETEQGRNKKHYQQLVTRSITFASVGAAIAVIAFSAYRAYARNKSSAFS, from the exons ATGTCAGGAAATCCCGTCTCCGGTCGCCGGAGCACCGTCCGCGTGGTGGTTATCGGTGATCCAGCCACCGGTAAATCAAGCCTAATCGCGGCAGCTGCCACCGATACATTTCCCGAAACCGTTGAACCCGTTCTTCCTCTGACCGTTCTTTCAGCCGATTACTATCCCGACGGCATTCCGGTCACAGTCGTCGACACTCCGTCTAG TTTGGAAGGTAAATCGAAAATAGAAGAAGAGTTAGAGTATGCAGATGCGATAGTTTTAACCTATGCTTGTGATCAACCTGATACAATTATGCATCTTCAGAGTTTCTGGCTTCCTGAAATTAGGCGCTTAAAG GTGAACATACCGGTGGTTGTGGTTGGATGCATGTTAGATTTGCGTGATGAACACTATCCTATTAATCTAGAGCTAATGATGGGTCCCTTAATGCAAGAATATAAGGAAATTGAGACATGTATAGAGTGTTCTGCAGCAAACCTTGTCCAG GTAGCCGAGGTCTTTTACTATGCTCAAAAAGCAGTGCTTTATCCATTAGCCCTCTTGTATGATCAAGAAACTCAAAGTTTGCAACCTCGCTGCAAAAGAGCATTGAAAAGGATATTTATTCTTTGTGATCATGATATGGATTCTGCCTTGAATGACAACGAGTTGAATGAATTTCAG GTTACATGTTTTAGTGCTCCTCTTAACCCTAAAGAAGTAGCAGATGTTAAAAGAGTAGTTCAAGAACACGTACATGATGGGGTCAATCATCTTGGGATTACTCTAAGCGGGTTTCTATATCTTAATCTTCTATTTGTTGAAAAAGGCCGCCTTGAGACTACGTGGACTGTCTTACGTCAATTCGGTTACAATGATGACCTCGAACTCCGGAAAGAAGACCTACCTGTTCCATCTGTAAAGGCTGCTGATCAG AGTGTTGAATTGACCAGTGAAGCTGTGGACTTCTTAAAAGGGATATTCAGATCGTTCGATTCTAATAAG GATGGAGCTTTACAAGATTATGAGCTTGATAAGCTGTTCTCAACTGCACCAGAAAG TCCATGGGATGAACATCCTTACAAGGATTCCGTGGAGAGAACTGAACAAGGGGATGTAAAACTTTCCGGGTTTCTCTCTCAG TGGGATCTAATGACATTACTTGACCCACCTAAAAGTTTGGCCTATTTGATATACATTGGATATACTGAAAATCCTGCAACCGCCATTCGAGTTACGAGAAAAAGATCCCTAAATTTCAAGAAGCAACATACAGACAGACATGTTTTTCAATGTTTTATTTTTGGACCAAAAAACGTTGGAAAATCCGCACTATTGAATTCATTTGTTGGAAG GCCTTTTCAAAGCCAATATGATCTAACGAGCAATCAATGTTACACAGTCAATACTGTTGACCAACTTCAACTTCGG GGGATCAAAAGGACTCTTATATTGCGTGAAATCCAAGAAGATGGCGTTAAAGAATTACTATCTAGTAAGGAATCGTTGGCTGCTTGTGATGTAGCAGTTTTCATTTATGACAG TTCTGATTATTATTCCTTTAGAAGAACATCAGAGCTGCTCATGGATGTAGCCAGAGTAGGAGAAGATAGTGGGAATGGTGTCCCATGTCTTTTAATTTCTTCTAAATATGACTTGAATGCATATCCAATGGAAACAAAAGATTCTGAAACG GTTTGTCGGGCTGTAAAAATAGATGCACCCATTCGTATTAGTGTGAAAGAAAACGATATGAATGACGTCTTCGGGAGGATTGTTAATGCAGCTGAGCAATGTCACTTGAATATCCCCGAGACTGAACAGGGTAGAAACAAGAAACATTACCAACAGCTTGTGACCCGATCTATCACTTTTGCATCCG TAGGAGCTGCTATTGCTGTGATTGCATTTTCCGCTTACCGAGCCTATGCTCGTAACAAGAGCAGTGCTTTCAGTTAG
- the LOC139856025 gene encoding F-box protein At2g27310-like, translated as MDTLSSDLCHDILKRLDGATLASAACTCATFNSISTEDKLWEDICSSMWPSTKRNDVKSLILSTGGFKKFYADCFPLIVSKTFPEFKWGDYSDQYSDEWTEAEYYGDYDELENISPSDFVSIVDIKYKEKTICSKVIWGIPNATGYNGWFSDCPFRIDLFSYSATDDDHAGEVTLSISDGLPAVTSIEQERKDGKLWQELRDGIKLSWIIVNSKAKQAANLSSWCALDGQRHWPTNQDFLLHFGSIVPAKDILPYQVIKCIITMKFRVTHIEGNGTHTSLNLTEVCMQLGDIEGAHVNGRNSLFVLNEALGCDKSKDYGLVIELCRLYSNAQSEIKEEKIRYKNRLDRLCILGGIMAFVSLCRYLM; from the exons ATGGATACATTAAGCAGTGATCTATGCCACGATATACTTAAACGTCTTGATGGCGCAACTTTAGCTAGTGCAGCGTGTACCTGTGCAACGTTCAACTCCATTTCAACAGAAGACAAATTATGGGAAGATATTTGTTCCTCAATGTGGCCTTCGACAAAACGAAACGATGTAAAAAGTTTAATCTTATCAACTGGTGGGTTTAAAAAGTTTTATGCAGATTGTTTCCCACTTATTGTAAGTAAAACTTTTCCAGAATTTAAATGGGGAGATTATTCTGATCAGTATTCAGATGAATGGACAGAAGCTGAATATTACGGTGACTATGATGAATTAGAAAACATTTCGCCATCTGATTTTGTGTCGATAGTTGATATcaaatataaagaaaaaactatttGTTCAAAAGTAATTTGGGGAATACCAAATGCAACCGGTTACAATGGTTGGTTTTCTGATTGTCCGTTTAGGATTGATCTTTTCAGCTATTCGGCTACAGATGATGATCACGCAG GCGAGGTTACACTTTCTATTTCTGATGGTTTACCAGCTGTCACCTCAATTGAACAAGAGAGAAAAGATGGTAAGTTATGGCAAGAGCTTCGTGATGGTATCAAGCTAAGTTGGATAATCGTGAATTCAAAAGCGAAACAAGCTGCAAATTTATCAAGTTGGTGTGCACTTGATGGTCAAAGGCACTGGCCGACGAACCAAGACTTTTTGTTACATTTTGGATCGATCGTCCCTGCCAAAGACATACTTCCTTATCAGGTAATAAAATGCATCATCACTATGAAGTTTCGGGTGACTCATATTGAGGGTAATGGGACCCACACGTCACTCAACTTGACCGAAGTTTGTATGCAATTAGGAGACATTGAAGGTGCACATGTGAACGGAAGAAATAGTTTGTTTGTGCTTAATGAAGCATTAGGTTGTGATAAGAGTAAGGATTATGGGTTGGTGATTGAGTTGTGTAGGTTGTACTCGAACGCGCAAAGTGAGATTAAAGAAGAGAAGATTCGATACAAAAATAGGTTAGATAGACTCTGTATTTTAGGTGGTATCATGGCTTTTGTATCGTTATGTCGTTACTTGATGTAA